In the Silvanigrella aquatica genome, GTAGAACTCTAAAAGTATCTGAAGCTTTTACAGAAATTGTTGTAGGGATTAAAGAAATTAACAATCAAATGATGCAGGTATCTGATGCGACTAAAGAGCAAGAAATTGGCGTAAAACAAATTGCAACAGCCATGGGGCAGTTAGATCAATTGGCAATTAAAAATACAGGTGAGTCAGAAAATTCTTTAAAAGTAACAGCCGATATATCCTCTGAAAGTAACAATTTAAAAGAAATTGTAAGTAAGACAGAAAAAGTTGTATTCGGTCTGAAAAAATTAAAATCATAGTCAAATCAAATTTAAAAAATAAAATAAATTGAAATTATTGAATATTATTGAATATTATTGAATATTATTGATTAATTTATAAATAGTTGAAAAGAATTACTCTCTTTAAATGCTTCAATTGAGGCAAAAAGTAGTTTAAATTATTTTGAAACTAAAATAGTATAAAAAAATGTAGCAAAAATTAAATCAAGATGAGTGATAATTCCAATAAATAAACTGCGCTCTGAAAGTTCAAACATGGTTCTAAACATGACGAGTCTGACAAAGGGGTTCACAGCATCGCTTCTTTGTGCTCCGATATCTCGCCAAATGCGTGCATTTTCGAATTTAAACAAGTGATCTCTATGATAGCTCGCTGGATAATATTCTTTTTGCATATTTAGCTTTGCAATGAGTCCTTCATTCCAAATGCGGAGGATTTTATTTAAAAACATAAATAAAAAGATGAATACTGCTAAATTATAGCGAGAATAATCATGTCCAATATAATAATGAGTTATAAAAAAGAAAAAAACACAAAAGAGTAAAGCAAAAATACGAATCCAAAATTGCCCAAAAAATTCAGATGGTTTTTCTTGAAAGTTTTCTACAAAAGAGTGTGGTTTGTGATGTAAGTAATAATTCCACATTAAGGCATCGAAAGAGCACCAGGCAATTAAAAAAAATGAAATTAAATCAAGTCTTTGTAAGTGATTTCCATTTTGATATAAATGTTCTCCTACAAAAAGAAGAGATAAAGCAACGTAACATCTAAAGTCAGCTTTAGATATTTCAAATTTATTATTTTGGTTCGGGCGTGCGAGTTTATCAAAAATATTTTTGTCTTGGTTGAAAGTAAATTTAGGATTATTATACAATAGTCCTAATTCAAGCCGCCATTTTTTAATCTTTGGTATTGTCGCTCTCCAGTCATAGGTGGAAGCCAGTCGTGCAATGCCAAAGAAAAATGTTAAAATCCCCGTATAAAATGAGGGCAAATTAAATTTTTCAACAAAAACAAGACTTAAAGTGATGAAAGGGATTTTGTCCGCACCCATTCTCAGTAAATAGAGTATTTTATTTACAAAGTTAACTTGGTAAGGAAAAATAAGTGAGCGCCAATGAAAATAATTAAATAAATAGGCGCTCATAAATGAAATTTTTCCTGAGAAATACACAGCAAAAAGGCATAGTATGATTACGCCAAGAAAGGATTCTAAAAAAAAATTAAGTACTAAATTTGCAATCATAAATAATGTGCTCTGATCCGTCAGGGCTTTTTATAAGGTTTTCATCGCGTGCAAGAACGACGGGAGGGTGATTCGGTTCACTAAAAAGAACCACTCCACAATGAGGACATTTAATTTCAACATTTGTATTATTTTGAGCCCCAGTTTCATAGACTAAGTGAAATCTTCTGCGGCACGTGGCATTATCAATTAAAACTTTTTCATATTTCATGTTGTCTACACTTTTCTCCATAAATTCCTCCTACCAAAAAGGCTATCAGCCGCTTGTTTGTAACGCAAGATGCAAGTAGGCTCAAGATTCGGCGAATTTGTTTTTCGCATTTGAACTTGGGGGAAGAAATGAATAACGCAAAAATTCTTGCGGGCAAACGCGGTATTGTATTTGGCGTCGCAAACAACAAATCTATTGCTTGGGCTTGTGCTCAAATGTGTGCAGAGCAAGGTGCCGAGCTTGCCTTTAACTTTTTAGGTGATGCGCAAGAGAAAAGAGTGCGTGAACTCGTTAAAGATTTACCAAATGCGATCGTCATGCCTTGTGATGTGACAAAAGATGAGCAAATTGAGGCTTTTTATACAGAAATTCAAAAACAATGGGATATGGTTGATTTTATTATACATTCCGTTGCTTTTACAGAAAAAGAAAACTTAAAAGATAAGTTCATGGTTGTGACACGGGAATCTTTTGCATCGACAATGGATATTTCGGCCTATTCTCTTTTGGCAGTCACCAGAGCAGCTCTTCCTCTCATGAAAAAGGGCGGTAGTGTGATTACCATGTCATATTACGGAGCGGAGAAGGTTGTGCCTCGTTATAATGTGATGGGTGTTGCCAAAGCCGCTTTAGAGTCTTGTGCTAAATATTTAGCTTATGATTTGGGTGAAATCGGCATCCGCGTCAATGCCATTAGTGCGGGGCCTATTCGCACGTTATCTTCGAGTGCTATTCCTGGAATTAAAGAAATGCTTGAAAACTCTCAAAAACATTCTCCATTAAAGAGAAATGTGACCACGGAAGATGTGGCACGATCGGCACTCTATTTGCTTTCTGACTTGGGTTCAGGGGTGACAGGGGAAGTGCTTCATGTGGATTGTGGTTATAATACCCTTGGAATGTTTTCATCAGTAGAGTCGTGAATGGCCATTTTGCAAAAATTAGATCGATTGATGGCGAGTGAAATTATATCTTTGACATTTGTTATCACAGCAAGCCTCAGCTCTGTGATGATGATGGCAAAGCTTCCTCGTTATGCTGATTTATTATTTTCAGCACCAGATAGTTCTATCACATTTTTAATGTTGTTATTGTTTATTTTTCCATCAATCATTAAATTTACTGTACCTATTTCCTTACTTTTGGCTTCGTCTATTGTCACCATTCGCATGGCCGCTGATAGGGAGTTGGAAGCTTGGATGGCCAGTGGGGTGAGCATTCTTCGTTTTGCCTTCATGCCTACGTGTATTGGTATTTTTGTGATGCTGATATCACTATTTAGTGCGCTGTTTTTTGAACCCTATTCAAATCGTCAGTTTGATAAATTTAAGTGGTTGCAATCGAGAAGTATTGTTGAAGCTTTTATAAAAAATACTGTTCGTGAAAAATCATTTATTTATGACACGATTCCCGCATCTGATCAGGTCAGTTTGTCTATGTATATGCAAACTGTTTCCAGTGATCGCAGTGAATTTGAGAATGTTTTTTTAGCGCTCAAACCCACCTCCGAAAATTATTTTTCAACAATTGTTTCAAATACGGGGAGTTTAAAAAAATTATCAAATGAGGGATTTCCTGACTATATTTATTCTTTGTATAAGGGAACAGTTTATTCTGGGAAAGTTTCTGAAAACAAGTTACCTTACTACATAGATCAAAATCCGAAAAATTTTATTTTAACCAAAAAAGATCTTTCTACTAAGGATTTACTATTATATCCAACTCCTGTCGATTGGTCTTTAACGCAATTTACGGAAATGAATATTTCTTTAATAAATACCTTTAAAAGTAATTTCAAAGTTGATTCTCTTCAAGACGGTAAAGATTATCAACTTTATCCTAAAGACTATTTTGCTATGCTTCAAAAAGAAAAAGAGAATAATCCAGAATGGCAAAATGATGTTAAAATTATTGAAAAATTAATTTTTATATTTAAGCAAATTTCAGTTCCCATATCTACTATTTTTTTACCAATTATTGGAGTTTGTCTGGGCATTCAAGATCCCAGAAAAAAGCAATTTGGAGTTTATTTAGGTATTGGAATCATTATTTTTGCATTGTATACATCCATATCTTTAGTCCAGCAACTTTCCTTAAACTTTGTTATTTCCCCTTATGTAATGATAGTAGCAACACCATTAACACTTATTCTTATCATTGCACTACTTTTGCGTTGGCGCTTAAGGCATCCTCCTTCTACAGGCTTTATTGCGTTTGTTAGAGATGATTTATTTAAAATAAAAATCTTCTCCAAAAAAGGTTAAAATATGAGAGTATGGTGGTATATTGCTTCGCAATATTTAAAAACGACATTAAGTATTTTATTATTTTCTGTTAGTATTTATTTTATTTTGACTTATATGGAAGACAGTCAACATTATTTTGATGGCCGGGAAGTTACAAGTAAAACTCTGTT is a window encoding:
- a CDS encoding enoyl-ACP reductase FabI, encoding MNNAKILAGKRGIVFGVANNKSIAWACAQMCAEQGAELAFNFLGDAQEKRVRELVKDLPNAIVMPCDVTKDEQIEAFYTEIQKQWDMVDFIIHSVAFTEKENLKDKFMVVTRESFASTMDISAYSLLAVTRAALPLMKKGGSVITMSYYGAEKVVPRYNVMGVAKAALESCAKYLAYDLGEIGIRVNAISAGPIRTLSSSAIPGIKEMLENSQKHSPLKRNVTTEDVARSALYLLSDLGSGVTGEVLHVDCGYNTLGMFSSVES
- a CDS encoding LptF/LptG family permease, which codes for MAILQKLDRLMASEIISLTFVITASLSSVMMMAKLPRYADLLFSAPDSSITFLMLLLFIFPSIIKFTVPISLLLASSIVTIRMAADRELEAWMASGVSILRFAFMPTCIGIFVMLISLFSALFFEPYSNRQFDKFKWLQSRSIVEAFIKNTVREKSFIYDTIPASDQVSLSMYMQTVSSDRSEFENVFLALKPTSENYFSTIVSNTGSLKKLSNEGFPDYIYSLYKGTVYSGKVSENKLPYYIDQNPKNFILTKKDLSTKDLLLYPTPVDWSLTQFTEMNISLINTFKSNFKVDSLQDGKDYQLYPKDYFAMLQKEKENNPEWQNDVKIIEKLIFIFKQISVPISTIFLPIIGVCLGIQDPRKKQFGVYLGIGIIIFALYTSISLVQQLSLNFVISPYVMIVATPLTLILIIALLLRWRLRHPPSTGFIAFVRDDLFKIKIFSKKG